One genomic window of Medicago truncatula cultivar Jemalong A17 chromosome 1, MtrunA17r5.0-ANR, whole genome shotgun sequence includes the following:
- the LOC112416537 gene encoding uncharacterized protein isoform X2, protein MDNTGSTSFILFDRNVSSYVNRTVQDMIDAQPNNSSDYPSDLDSFVGKRMLFKVEVSDGNLLHNWRNYAVKRTTAEEDVINQFAIFHDINLSDNEDVAYETLDENLDNVCAGSSNTVVNLMDAMDSVANNNDKGKEVDNTPCSKVSRKNSAGTILLDSTPSANVGDVSVTKPVKLKSVVSEKRSGKRSAGTGLLDSTPSVDAGDFSATKPVKLKSVKIEPKN, encoded by the exons ATGGATAACACTGGATCAACAAGCTTTATACTATTTGACCGTAACGTTTCAAGTTATGTGAACAGAACTGTACAAGACATGATTGATGCTCAG CCCAACAATTCGTCTGATTATCCGTCAGATCTTGACTCCTTTGTTGGCAAGCGAATGTTGTTCAAAGTAGAGGTCAGTGATGGTAATCTACTTCATAATTGGCGCAATTATGCTGTCAAGAGAACAACTGCCGAAGAGGATGTGATCAATCAATTTGCTATTTTCCATGATATAAAT CTTTCTGATAATGAAGATGTAGCATATGAGACGCTAGATGAG AATCTAGATAACGTTTGTGCTGGTTCATCCAATACCGTGGTTAATCTTATGGATGCTATGGATTCTGTGGCTAATAACAATGACAAGGGAAAAGAAGTTGATAATACACCTTGCAGCAAAGTGTCTAGAAAGAATTCTGCTGGAACAATTTTGTTGGATTCGACCCCGTCTGCTAATGTTGGAGATGTCTCTGTTACTAAGCCTGTCAAGCTCAAATCTGTTGTGTCTGAGAAAAGGTCTGGGAAAAGGTCTGCTGGAACAGGTTTGTTGGATTCGACCCCTTCTGTTGATGCTGGAGATTTCTCTGCTACGAAGCCTGTCAAGCTCAAATCTGTTAAGATTGAGCCAAAGAACTGA
- the LOC112416537 gene encoding replication protein A 70 kDa DNA-binding subunit isoform X1: MAPLITPVAAIVAGKINIKLRVRVVHVWTVSEFNNPNEDNSIHMLLLDDKLGKIQASAKKHLVPRIRSNVEEGSTYDIENVLVTKNDPKYQVTQHRFKLNLIDNTKFFKIDAATIPLNHFDFMPFNEILEAEREEKVVDVIGQVVERDELKERDVNGRRSKIMDLTLQDSESRRVHCTLWANYAERMNSFLAAHDPSSPVIVLIQQCKLKKYQGIMGVSNAFFGTKLLLEGDLPEAIEFKSKIDGGDVQVSQSISQNTTSTVVSLVDDMLQTKRMTIEDLIEATEGLFSLQFVGSNQNTVGITRHVQSAQGE, translated from the exons ATGGCTCCACTCATCACTCCTGTTGCTGCCATTGTTGCTGGAAAGATCAACATCAAGCTTCGAGTTCGTGTCGTTCATGTTTGGACCGTGTCTGAGTTCAACAACCCAAATGAGGATAACTCTATTCACATGCTATTGCTTGATGACAAG ctTGGAAAGATACAAGCATCTGCTAAGAAACATTTGGTGCCAAGGATAAGGTCAAACGTAGAAGAGGGATCTACATACGACATTGAAAATGTTTTGGTGACTAAAAACGATCCTAAGTATCAGGTTACCCAACATAGGTTCAAGCTAAACCTTATAGACAACACGAAGTTCTTTAAAATTGATGCAGCTACCATTCCTTTAAATCATTTCGATTTTATGCCTTTCAATGAAATATTGGAGGCAGAGAGGGAGGAAAAGGTTGTCG ATGTGATTGGACAAGTCGTTGAGAGAGATGAATTGAAAGAGAGGGATGTCAATGGCCGTAGGAGTAAGATAATGGATCTTACCTTACAAGATTCTGA AAGTAGGAGAGTTCATTGCACTTTATGGGCTAACTATGCTGAGAGGATGAATTCATTCCTGGCAGCTCATGATCCATCATCACCTGTCATTGTTTTGATCCAACAATGCAAGCTAAAAAAATACCAAGGGATCATGGGCGTTTCCAATGCTTTTTTTGGAACTAAACTACTACTGGAGGGTGACTTGCCAGAAGCTATTGAATTCAAATCTAA AATTGATGGTGGAGATGTGCAAGTGTCTCAATCTATAAGTCAGAATACAACTTCAACAGTTGTCTCTTTGGTTGATGATATGCTTCAGACTAAGAGAATGACAATTGAGGACTTAATAGAGGCAACTGAG GGATTGTTCTCGCTACAATTTGTGGGATCGAATCAGAATACAGTTGGTATTACCAGGCATGTACAAAGTGCGCAGGGAGAGTGA